One window of Falco cherrug isolate bFalChe1 chromosome W, bFalChe1.pri, whole genome shotgun sequence genomic DNA carries:
- the LOC129734541 gene encoding ribosome-binding protein 1-like: SQLRRCYSALPLARALPTPPLSSPAPADSDGPLYLPYKTLVSTVSSTVFGEGEAQRLIEILTEKAGIVQDTWHAAKQKGDPVTVLKRQLEEKEKQLATKQEAAAAARNKVEELSQELAAERAKATAVEGKLKEQLLAREQEMAAVQARVQASYQDHVSETQQLQGKIRTLQEQLENGPDTQLARLQQENSILSDAFCQIRSQMESKQNAEVARLQEWCGKLMNELSEKSEVLRQEEQLRKSRKMKVAALERQMEQLQEKLGKKKRTGARQQANYRSD; encoded by the exons AGTCAACTGAGGCGATGCTACTCAGCCCTGCCGTTGGCTCGAGCGCTCCCAAcacctcctctctcctccccagcacctgcgGACTCGGATGGGCCCCTCTACCTGCCCTACAAGACGCTCGTGTCCACAGTCAGCAGCACGGTGTTCGGCGAGGGGGAGGCCCAGCGGCTCATCGAGATCCTGACGGAGAAAGCGGGCATCGTCCAGGACACCTGGCACGCG GCCAAGCAGAAGGGTGACCCTGTCACTGTCCTGAAACgccagctggaggagaaggagaagcagctcgCCAccaagcaggaggctgcagccgctgccagaaacaaggtggaggagctgagtCAG GAGCTGGCGGCCGAGCGGGCCAAGGCGACGGCCGTGGAGGGCaagctgaaggagcagctgctggcccgCGAGCAGGAGATGGCAGCGGTGCAGGCACGCGTGCAGGCCAGCTACCAGGACCATGTCAGCGAAacgcagcagctgcagggcaag ATCCGcaccctgcaggagcagctggagaatggCCCCGACACGCAGCTGGCtcgcctgcagcaggagaactccATCCTGAGCGATGCCTTCTGCCAGATCAGAAGTCAGATGGAGAGCAA GCAAAACGCTGAGGTGGCCAGGTTACAGGAGTGGTGCGGCAAGCTGATGAACGAGCTGTCTGAGAAGTCAGAGGTGCTGCggcaagaggagcagctgaggaagagccGGAAGATGAAAGTGGCGGCCTTGGAGAGGcagatggagcagctgcag
- the LOC129734542 gene encoding ribosome-binding protein 1-like, whose translation MDVYDPQMLNVALFGGLMVVSAIGIFLVFTFTEKVLRPSEEALAKQGKGLKKTQQKEKEKKKKEEAVEKKGKGKKHQEKPNGQVPEAHQSAPVVRCVTLKKSNVLPAHEEQKHNGPVKKVAASKKKSEPSKAKFLCIYPCRQSVPSSVWNRSV comes from the exons ATGGATGTCTATGACCCTCAGATGCTGAATGTTGCGCTCTTTGGAGGTTTGATGGTGGTATCGGCCATCGGGATCTTCCTGGTGTTCACCTTCACGGAGAAGGTCCTCCGTCCTTCTGAGGAAGCCTTGGCCAAGCAAGGCAAAGGGCTTAAGAAgactcagcagaaggaaaaagagaaaaagaagaaagaggaagctgttgagaaaaaaggaaaaggaaagaaacatcaaGAGAAACCTAATGGACAGGTCCCAGAGGCGCACCAAAGTGCTCCAGTGGTCCGCTGTGTCAccctaaagaaaagcaatgttctTCCAGCCCATGAGGAGCAGAAGCATAATGGACCTGTCAAGAAGGTGGCTGCATCCAAGAAGAAGAGCGAGCCAAGTAAGGCCAAGTTCCTCTGCATATATCCCTGTCGG CAAAGCGTGCCCAGCTCCGTCTGGAATCGATCAGTGTGA
- the LOC129734595 gene encoding putative ankyrin repeat domain-containing protein 20A5 isoform X2 translates to MKRFFGFGRKKKGQPAASGSAAKPFPTGAYELRLQELGKLHRAAARGDLGQVRQRLKKCGIDERDTAERTPLHLASANGHVNVVTYLVENKCKLNLTDSDNRSPLMKAVQCQQEECVAILLEHGANPHLADADGNTALHLAVRSPNTTVAGLLLEHNANIDARNKEGNTPLILAISERHEDIAEFLLQRGADVHARDHCERTPLMTAASGGQLNLIKVLLRYGADLFHKDSNGWTAEDYAVTHGYSSLCTQLVAYAFWGDGDEGGAQGDTVPGIPHRARAAGLTLGAPAVDRGGMPQSPSQTSRTGKPKKATDDLSQGDSVG, encoded by the exons ATGAAGAGGTTTTTCGGGTTcgggaggaagaagaaggggcAGCCGGCAGCGTCCGGCAGCGCCGCCAAGCCCTTCCCCACCGGTGCCTACGAGCtccggctgcaggagctgggcaagCTGCACCGTGCGGCCGCCCGTGGCGACCTGGGTCAGGTGCGGCAGAGACTGAAGAAATGCGGCATCGACGAGCGGGACACGGCGGAGCG GACACCTCTGCATCTCGCTTCTGCGAATGGCCATGTGAATGTTGTTACATATCTCGTAGAAAACAAGTGTAAACTAAATCTTACTGACAGTGACAACAGATCACCACTGATGAAG GCTGTACAGTGCCAGCAAGAAGAATGTGTAGCTATTCTGCTAGAGCACGGTGCCAACCCCCATCTGGCGGATGCTGACGGCAACACTGCCCTTCACCTTGCTGTCCGATCTCCTAATACAACCGTAGCGGGGCTGTTACTTGAGCATAATGCCAATATTGATGCTCGGAATAAG GAGGGAAACACTCCGCTTATTCTTGCTATCTCTGAACGTCATGAAGATATAGCAGAGTTTCttctgcagagaggagctgatGTGCATGCTCGAGATCACTGTGAAAG AACCCCACTTATGACTGCAGCATCTGGTGGACAGCTTAATTTAATAAAAGTTCTTCTTCGATATGGTGCTGATCTTTTCCATAAAGACAGTAACGGATGGACAGCTGAGGATTATGCTGTTACTCATGGATATTCTAG TCTTTGTACACAACTGGTGGCATACGCATTCTGGGGAGACGGAGACGAAGGTGGTGCACAAGGCGACACAGTACCTGGCATTCCTCACCgggccagagctgctggcttgaCGTTGGGTGCACCTGCTGTGGACAGAGGAG GAATGCCACAATCTCCTAGCCAGACATCAAGaacaggaaaaccaaagaaag CAACAGACGACTTGTCGCAAGGAGACTCAGTCGGGTAA
- the LOC129734595 gene encoding putative ankyrin repeat domain-containing protein 19 isoform X1: MKRFFGFGRKKKGQPAASGSAAKPFPTGAYELRLQELGKLHRAAARGDLGQVRQRLKKCGIDERDTAERTPLHLASANGHVNVVTYLVENKCKLNLTDSDNRSPLMKAVQCQQEECVAILLEHGANPHLADADGNTALHLAVRSPNTTVAGLLLEHNANIDARNKEGNTPLILAISERHEDIAEFLLQRGADVHARDHCERTPLMTAASGGQLNLIKVLLRYGADLFHKDSNGWTAEDYAVTHGYSSLCTQLVAYAFWGDGDEGGAQGDTVPGIPHRARAAGLTLGAPAVDRGGMPQSPSQTSRTGKPKKGILYSSISTVKHVA, translated from the exons ATGAAGAGGTTTTTCGGGTTcgggaggaagaagaaggggcAGCCGGCAGCGTCCGGCAGCGCCGCCAAGCCCTTCCCCACCGGTGCCTACGAGCtccggctgcaggagctgggcaagCTGCACCGTGCGGCCGCCCGTGGCGACCTGGGTCAGGTGCGGCAGAGACTGAAGAAATGCGGCATCGACGAGCGGGACACGGCGGAGCG GACACCTCTGCATCTCGCTTCTGCGAATGGCCATGTGAATGTTGTTACATATCTCGTAGAAAACAAGTGTAAACTAAATCTTACTGACAGTGACAACAGATCACCACTGATGAAG GCTGTACAGTGCCAGCAAGAAGAATGTGTAGCTATTCTGCTAGAGCACGGTGCCAACCCCCATCTGGCGGATGCTGACGGCAACACTGCCCTTCACCTTGCTGTCCGATCTCCTAATACAACCGTAGCGGGGCTGTTACTTGAGCATAATGCCAATATTGATGCTCGGAATAAG GAGGGAAACACTCCGCTTATTCTTGCTATCTCTGAACGTCATGAAGATATAGCAGAGTTTCttctgcagagaggagctgatGTGCATGCTCGAGATCACTGTGAAAG AACCCCACTTATGACTGCAGCATCTGGTGGACAGCTTAATTTAATAAAAGTTCTTCTTCGATATGGTGCTGATCTTTTCCATAAAGACAGTAACGGATGGACAGCTGAGGATTATGCTGTTACTCATGGATATTCTAG TCTTTGTACACAACTGGTGGCATACGCATTCTGGGGAGACGGAGACGAAGGTGGTGCACAAGGCGACACAGTACCTGGCATTCCTCACCgggccagagctgctggcttgaCGTTGGGTGCACCTGCTGTGGACAGAGGAG GAATGCCACAATCTCCTAGCCAGACATCAAGaacaggaaaaccaaagaaaggtATTCTATACAGTAGCATTTCAACTGTGAAACATGTTGCGTGA